The following DNA comes from Candidatus Binatia bacterium.
GCACCCGGGTGTCGCCCTGACGGAACTCCTCGGCCAGGCTGAGGAGCGATCCCAGCCCGCTCGAGGCCATGAAGGTGATCCCGGAGAGGTCCAGCACGAGGTTCAGGTTTCGCGCGCGGACCCGCGATCCCACTTCGAGCAGGTGGGTCGCGCTCCGCGCGTCGAGACGGCCGCGCACCCGCAGCAGCACCGCGCGCCCGCGCGTCTCCTCCTGGATCCCAAAGCTATCCGGCATGGGTCGCCTCCTCCGCTGCCCTGGCGCCGAAGCACATCCAGGTGATGTTGCCCGCGGCCGTGGATGGGGTGTAGACGACGCGGCGCATCGTCCGATGGATGATCTCGAGACCCAGACCGCGCCCGCGCCGCCGCACGCGCGGATCGTTGAAGTCCTGGGACTTCCAGTGGTTCGCGCTGAACGGCGTTCCCTGATCCCGGATCAGGAACCAGCCGTCCCGCAGGTGTCGCGCGGCCGTCTCCGGAGCCGGCCGCTCCATCGCCCCGCGCGCCCCATTCCCCTTGGGCGGCAGCCACCAGATCTCGTACTCGCGACGGGCATCGTGGCCATAGCCGTGCTCGGCCACGTTCGCGCACACCTCGTACAGCGTGCTCGTGAGCAGGTCGCGCTCCGGCGCGGGGAGGGCGTCGAGGGCCGGATTCGAACGGATCCAATCGCGGATCGGCTCGAGAGGATCGGAGCGGCCATCCAGCACCAGGCTCGTCCCGCGGCCCCGGGCTTCCTCGTATTGCGCGAGCGCCGCGTGCTCGGGGTCGTGATGGAGCACCACGATCGTCTCGTCGTCCAGACGCGACCCGTCGCCCGACCAGCGGGTGAGTCGCTCGAAGAGGCCGTCGATCACCCCGCGCGGGCCGCCGGAAGCCGTCTCGCGCAGCGCGGTCATCATCCGATCGTGCCCGAACTGCTCGCCCCCCTCGACGTCGAAGGCCTCGCTCACCCCGTCGGTGAACTGCAGGAGGGTGTCCCCGGGCTCGAGGACGAGGGTCTGATCCTCCAGGGTCGCGCGAATGGCGCCGCCCCGGATCGCGCCGAGCGGGATTCCACGGGTCCTCAGACTCTCGACGGTGCCGGTCGAGCGGCGGTACACCAACGTGGGATTGTGGCCCGCCGAGGCGTACGTCAGCCCGCCCGTGCGCGGGTCGAGGATTCCGTAGAACATCGTGACGAAGCTTCCCCGTCGCAGCGTGGCACCGAGACGCTCGTCGAGCGCCGCGAGGAGTGCCGCGGGAGAACCCGCCACCCCGCGGTCGGCGCGGAGGAGGGCACAGAGCATCGACATGATCAGGCAACCGGCGAGCCCCTTGCCCGAAACGTCCGCCACGGCGAGGCCGATGCGGCCGTCGGGAAGCGGGAAATAGTCGTAGTAGTCGCCTCCCACCTCGGCGGCCGCCCGCTGGGAACCCTCGATGACAAAGGCCCCCTCGACGATGCGGTCCGAGGGCAGGATCGAGCCTTGGATCTCGCGCGCCAGCTCCATCTCGCGGGCCAGCCGCTCCCGCTCCACCATCTCCGCCTGGGCGCGCTTCAGCTCGGCGGCCATGTCGTTGATGGCGCGGGCCAGGAGCCCCAGCTCGGTCCCGTCCCGGATCGAAACCGGGGTGTCGAGGTCGCCGCCGGCAATCCGTCGGATACCGTCCCGCAGGACCGACACCGGACGGAGCACGTGCGAAAGAATCAGGAAGGAGGCGGTGAGACCGACCAGGAGCGAGATCGCCAGGATCAGCGATTGCTGCCGTCGCGCCCGCTCGATCACGGCATCCACGTAGCTCGTGCGCATCGCGACGACGACGTGCCCCAGCCGCTTGCCCGAGGGGTGCAGGATCGGCACCGACGCGACCAGCTCGCGATCGCTCCGGCGCAGCGTCTCGCCGGCTGCACGCGGCGGTCCGTCCAGGACGGGGCGCAGGCCCGAGGGCTCCGCGAAGCGCGTGCCCAGCCGGTGGGGATCGGCGTGCCCCTGGATGATCCCCGCATAGTCCACCACCACGGCGTAGGACAGCTCCGGCTGCTTCGCGAGCTTCTCCTTGAGCAGCGGATGCAGCGTGAGCTCCGGGAAATCGCTGAGCAGGACTCCGGAGCTCGTGAGCGCCAGGTTCCGCGCCTCCAGGAGCAAGCGGCTCGTCAGCTCCGACGTGAGCGCCCGGCGCGCGTTCCGCTCCGCGACGGCGCCCACGCTGAGCACGACGGCCGCGGTCAGCCCGACGGCCACCAGCGTGACGATCCAGCGGATGCCGAGGACCCGCTCGCCGCGCCCCCTCACGGCGCGTCTCCCGCCATCTCGCGCGAGCGTTCGAGCTGCTGCTGGGCGCGGGTCAGGTATCCCTTGGCGCGCGGGTCGTTCGGATCGACGGCCAGCGCCCGCTCCCAGTGCGCGATCGCATCGTCGAGCCGGCCGGCGGCGTAGGCGTCCAGGCCCTGGATCAGGTACTCCCGCTTCAGGTAGTCCCCGACGCGCTGGTAGCTCGGGTCGGCGGACCAGACGAGCTCGAAATAGCGGAGGGCGTCCGCGGAGCGCTTCTGCGCCAGGGCCGCGAGGCCGCGCCGGTACAGGTCGCGGAGGTCGCCCTGGCTGAGGCGGGACTCGGGGGCGGGCGCCGGCGCCGTGCGGGCCGGAGTCGGGCGCGGCGGGTCGGGTGTCCGGGCGGCGGCGACCTGGCGCGCGCGCTCCAGCGCCGCGTCGGCGGAGGCGAGCCCATCGGCGTCGGGATCCAGGTCGCGGGCTTCCTGGAGCTGCGACGCCGCGGCGTCCAGGCGACGGTCGGCCAGGCTGCGCCGCGCCTCGCGGACCAGGGCCTGCGCGCGGCGCGACAGGGCGGCCTGCGTCCGGCGCAGCATCGCGCGCGCGTCCTCGTCGTTGGGCGTTTCCTCGAGGATCGCCGCGAAGCCGCTCCGCGCGGCGGCGAGGTGGTCCGACGCGAAGGCGTCCATCGCGTCGGCGAAGGCCTTCCGGATCTCCGCGGAGCGGGCGGCGCGGCGGTCGCTCTCGGCCCGGCAGCGCCCCTGGGCGACGCGCGCGTCGGGATCCTGCGGGCGCTTTTCGAGGATGCGTCCGTAGGCGACCGCGGCCTCCGCCAGGTTCCCCTCGCGCTCCAGCTTCGCTCCGTGCTCGCGAAGGCAGCGGATCTCCAGATCGCCCGCCTCGGCGTTGTCGGGATCGAGGGTATGGATGGTGGCGAGCGCCTCGAGCGCGTCCGGGTAGGCCGCCGCCGCGCGCGACTCCTCCGCTCGCGCCAGCAGCGCTTGGATCTTCTCTCCCTGCGCCCTCTGGAACGTCTCGGCCAGCCGCGCCTGGAGCTTCTCGTCTTCGGCGCGCAGCGCCGCGTCGCGGCGCTCGGCCGTCGTGGGGCCGAAGGCGTACGCCAGCCCCAGCCGGTGGATCGATTCGTAGGGCCGGTCCTCGAAAGCGTAGTCCAGCGCGATCCCACGCACGCGGAATCCCGCCCCGGCGGTGAGGGCGTCCCCGTTCATTCCGGCGCGCACGGACAGGTAGGGCCGCGGCGCGTACTCGGCGCCTGCGTGGACCTTCGCCCGCGCTCCGCCTCCGGTCTCGAGGTCCAGCGTGGCGAGGCCGAACGGGGTGCGGTACGCGAAGCCCATCCGCCGGGTGCCGGGGTCGCGCACCGATTCCTGGTCCAGCCGGATCGAGGGCTGCACCAGGTTCCGAAGACCCAGTCCCCAGGTGATCTGGGACGCCCACCGCGAGGGCACGCGCAGCGCGAGCAAGGGGTAGACCGTGACTCCGAGATCCGCTCCCAGCCCGCTGCCGCTGCGCCCCGCGAGCGACTGCCGCTGCATCTTGACCGCGCCACCCACTCCGACCACCGCTCCGAACGTGCGTCCGTAGGCCACCGAGACCTCGCTCTCGGAGCTCGACAGATCGTTCCCGGTGGACACGTTCCGCTCGTCGCGTCCGTCGATCCCATCCGTCCCGAAGCGCCGGAACGAGACGCTGGCCGTCCCGAGACGCCAGCTGGGCAGCGCGAAGGCGACCCAGTCCTCCCGGAAGCCCAGGTCGTAGGAAACGGTGCTGACCGAGGCTTCGCCCCGGGGCACCCAGCCGAGCCCGCCCGGATTCCACGTCGCGATCGCGGCGTCGCCGGGCACCGCGACGAAGGCTCCCCCGAGCGCCGTGCCGCGGCTTCCGGCCGGCGCGCTGAAGGGGGAGCGCGTCCCCGCGTCGTTTCCGTCGGCGCGGGCGTGCCCGGCAGGCACCGCCAGGAGCGCGCCGGAGATCAGCACGACCATCCCGCGCCGGGTCATCGCAGCACCGCCACTTTGCGCCGGGCGCGGTCGGTCGACCCGTCGGCGTACTTCACGATCAGCTCGGCCACGTAGACGCCGTTCCGGACCACGTCGCCGCGCCCGTTCCGCCCGTCCCACCCGTCGGCCTGGTGCAGACCGGACCCGCGCGGCGCGCGATCGAGCAGCGTAGCGACTCCCTCTCCGGACGGCGTCCAGATGCGAAGGGTGACGTCGGCGGGCGCGGCCAGGTAGTAGACGAACGAGGTGGCTTCGCGGCCGGCCGCGAACGGATTCGGGAAGTTGCCCCAGCTGGCGGCCAGGCTCGCGGGCGTGAAGGAGCCCGACTCGGTCCAGAAGGGGAACGCGGCGCCCGCTTCGGGCGAGACCTGCACGGTCAGGAGCGCGCTGCCCGGCTGGACGACGCCGATTCCCGTCGCATCGATGCCGATCCGGAAGGAAGCGGCCGTGGGAGCCGGCTGCGGCACGACCCGGATCTCGATCGAGACGTTCCGGCCGGCGTCGATGTCGAGCGGCGACGCGGCGGCGAGGGTGGCCTCGGTCGAGTCCGCGGCGAGGGAGTCGCTTTGCGCCCAGAGCGCCCCGTTCACGTAGGCCAGGACCGATCGCGCGGCCGCGCCGAGGGGGATCGCGCGGAACTTCGGATCGGCGGCGCGCAGGCGGAGGCGATCGACGCGAATCGATCCCGAGCCGGCCGATGCGCCGTTTCGGAGGGTGAGAACGCCCGTGACGACCTCCCGGCCGTCCGCCGCGAGCGCCGCCGGCATGCGGTCGAGGAGCCCGGCGAACAGGTCGCGCGCCGGCGAAGCGATGTGCGTGAGCCCCGACACCAGCGGGAAATCGACTCCCGGCTCCGGCACCGCGCGCACCGGTTGTCCCGAGTTGGCGTCGTCCGCCACGATTCCCGAGCCGCCGATCGCGAGCTCGAGAAAGGAGGCCGGCGCCGAGGGGCTCAGGTCGGCCACCAGCGTGAAGGAGGCGCTGTCGCCCGGCTCGAGCCAAGCGCCGGCGACCGGCACCGGGATCGGAACGGACGTGACGGGCAGGCTCGTCACGTTCGCGACCTCCACGCCGTCGCGAAGGAGCCGGACGCGATCGAGGAAGAGGTCGGGGACCCGCGCGCCGCGCGTCTCGTCCCGGACCTGCACGAGCAGGGTGTCCAGCCGGATCGGTCCCGTCCCCGGGAGGCCCGGATGCCGAAGCACGAGGCGAAGCGCCGGAAGATCGCGCTCTCCGGCGACGGCGGCCGCCGGGAAGAGCGAGGAGCCGCCGGCGAGGACGTCCCGGGCCGGCGCCTCGACCCGAACGGGCGTGCCCCACGCCGTGCCGCCGGCGTAGGTGACCGCGACCGAATC
Coding sequences within:
- a CDS encoding anti-sigma factor antagonist (This anti-anti-sigma factor, or anti-sigma factor antagonist, belongs to a family that includes characterized members SpoIIAA, RsbV, RsfA, and RsfB.); this translates as MPDSFGIQEETRGRAVLLRVRGRLDARSATHLLEVGSRVRARNLNLVLDLSGITFMASSGLGSLLSLAEEFRQGDTRVRIASPSAAVTSVIHLLNLEPFLPIDGSEEEALHALDS
- a CDS encoding SpoIIE family protein phosphatase; translation: MRGRGERVLGIRWIVTLVAVGLTAAVVLSVGAVAERNARRALTSELTSRLLLEARNLALTSSGVLLSDFPELTLHPLLKEKLAKQPELSYAVVVDYAGIIQGHADPHRLGTRFAEPSGLRPVLDGPPRAAGETLRRSDRELVASVPILHPSGKRLGHVVVAMRTSYVDAVIERARRQQSLILAISLLVGLTASFLILSHVLRPVSVLRDGIRRIAGGDLDTPVSIRDGTELGLLARAINDMAAELKRAQAEMVERERLAREMELAREIQGSILPSDRIVEGAFVIEGSQRAAAEVGGDYYDYFPLPDGRIGLAVADVSGKGLAGCLIMSMLCALLRADRGVAGSPAALLAALDERLGATLRRGSFVTMFYGILDPRTGGLTYASAGHNPTLVYRRSTGTVESLRTRGIPLGAIRGGAIRATLEDQTLVLEPGDTLLQFTDGVSEAFDVEGGEQFGHDRMMTALRETASGGPRGVIDGLFERLTRWSGDGSRLDDETIVVLHHDPEHAALAQYEEARGRGTSLVLDGRSDPLEPIRDWIRSNPALDALPAPERDLLTSTLYEVCANVAEHGYGHDARREYEIWWLPPKGNGARGAMERPAPETAARHLRDGWFLIRDQGTPFSANHWKSQDFNDPRVRRRGRGLGLEIIHRTMRRVVYTPSTAAGNITWMCFGARAAEEATHAG